The window TACATGGTGCATCGGCATCTGGGGCATCACAAAAAGAGCTTCGCGCGGATGTTCTACGCCCGCCATGCCGGCGACCATCACAGCTTTTTCGCCCCTGGGCACATGACCTACGACAGCGCTCGGGACTGGCGGGTGATTCTGTTTCCGGCCTGGTTGATCGTGTTGCACACCGTGGTCATCACCCTGCCCCTCTGGTGGCTGCTCAAGCAGGTCGATGCCAATGTCGCGGGACTGTTTGGCGGCTGCCTGGTCCTTGGGTACCTGATGTACGAGGTGTTTCATGCCTGCGAACATTTGCCCCCGGACAACCCCGTCACACGCCTGCCATGGATCCGCCAGATGCGTCGCCTGCATGAACTGCATCACCGCCGCGAGCTGATGCAGGAACGCAATTTCAATATCGTCTTTCCGCTGATGGATTACCTGTTCGGCACCCTGTACTGGGAACCGGAGCCTGCCCCCTTGCCCTTGACGAGAACGGCCATGACCCGCATGCAGCACCAGATCGCTATCGCTGGAAATCCGATAGATGTGCTCGCCTATGCCAGCACCGTCACCCGGTGGCCGGAGTGGCATCCGTCGTCCCTCAAGGTCGAGGGGCAAGGTGGCCCGCTGCATGCCGGCCAGCGGTTCGAGGAGGACATTCGTGCCGGCGGGCGTACGGGGCACTTGAGCTGGGAGGTCAACGAATACTTGCCAGGCCGCCGCTGGAGTGCCAGGGCGCGCGGTGATCATGGGTTGTCGCTGGTCGTGACCTACGAATGCGAGGCGCAAGGCGAAGGCACGCGTTTTGTGCGGACGCTGGAGTATCAGTTTTCGGGCCTGGCGATGCGTATCACCAATCGATTGCTGCTCAAGCGGCGTATCGAGCATGAGTCCGCAGCATCGATGCTGGCGCTGCGCGAAATGGCGCAGAAAAACCTCACCCCTGCGGGAGTCAGCGTGTGAGAAGAGCCTTCAGGTTTCGCCATCTGCTGTGGCTGCTTATCATCGTCCTCGGCGCTTTTCTGTTGTTTTTCCCGACCAAGGTTCGGCCGGTGGCCTGGACACCGTCGCCGGCGCCTTCCCTCACCAGCGGTGTATATGCCGACAATCAGCGTCTGAAAGGGGTGGAGCGCGTCGGCCCGGCCGGCATCGAAGGGCCGGAGGCGCTGTTGCTGGAAGACAACGCGCTCATCACCGGGCTGCACGATGGCCGGTTGATCCGCACCAGCCTCGACGGCAAGGACACCAAGGTGCTGGCCGATACCGGTGGCCGGCCTCTGGGCCTGGCGCGGCACCCGAGCGGGTTGCTGGTGATCGCTGACGGCGTCAAAGGTTTGCTGTCCCTGGATGCCCAAGGCCGGCTGATCCCGCTGGCCACCGCGGCCGACGACGTGCCTTTCGGTTTTACCGATGACGTGGTCATCGACAAGTCCGGGCACTACGCCTATTTCAGCGACGCCTCCAGCCGCTGGGGCTACGGCAGGGATGGCGAGGCGATCATCGAGCACGGTGGCGATGGACGTTTGTTGCGCTATGACTTCCAGACCGGCAAAACCTTGGTGTTGCTGGACAAGCTCGAGTTTGCCAACGGCGTGACGCTGGGGCCGGATGACAGCTTTGTGCTGGTCAACGAAACCGGCGCTTACCGCATCACCCGCTTTTGGTTGAGCGGGCCGAAAGCCGGAACCCACGACGTGTTTATCGACAATCTGCCGGGCCTGCCGGACAACCTCGCGTTCAATGGCCGCGACCGTTTCTGGGTAGCGCTCTACGCACCGCGCAATGCGCTGCTCGACGCCACGGCACCGCACCCGTTCGTGCGCAAGATGATCGTGCGAGCGATGACGGTCTTGCCCAAACCGGTGGAAAAGCGCGCGTTTGCGCTGGGCCTGGACCTTGAGGGCAAGGTGATTGCCAACCTGCAGGATGCGGGCAATGGCAATTACTCGCCGATTACCACGGTGCGCGAGTATGGGGACTGGTTGTATTTGGGTT is drawn from Pseudomonas sp. 31-12 and contains these coding sequences:
- a CDS encoding SRPBCC family protein, giving the protein MRQTTQAFRDRYRADIHPLYNPWLHGTFVLLFGVLAIGGFWSTVHQVQPLEWLAVPLTLLFFNFGVYMVHRHLGHHKKSFARMFYARHAGDHHSFFAPGHMTYDSARDWRVILFPAWLIVLHTVVITLPLWWLLKQVDANVAGLFGGCLVLGYLMYEVFHACEHLPPDNPVTRLPWIRQMRRLHELHHRRELMQERNFNIVFPLMDYLFGTLYWEPEPAPLPLTRTAMTRMQHQIAIAGNPIDVLAYASTVTRWPEWHPSSLKVEGQGGPLHAGQRFEEDIRAGGRTGHLSWEVNEYLPGRRWSARARGDHGLSLVVTYECEAQGEGTRFVRTLEYQFSGLAMRITNRLLLKRRIEHESAASMLALREMAQKNLTPAGVSV
- a CDS encoding SMP-30/gluconolactonase/LRE family protein, which encodes MRRAFRFRHLLWLLIIVLGAFLLFFPTKVRPVAWTPSPAPSLTSGVYADNQRLKGVERVGPAGIEGPEALLLEDNALITGLHDGRLIRTSLDGKDTKVLADTGGRPLGLARHPSGLLVIADGVKGLLSLDAQGRLIPLATAADDVPFGFTDDVVIDKSGHYAYFSDASSRWGYGRDGEAIIEHGGDGRLLRYDFQTGKTLVLLDKLEFANGVTLGPDDSFVLVNETGAYRITRFWLSGPKAGTHDVFIDNLPGLPDNLAFNGRDRFWVALYAPRNALLDATAPHPFVRKMIVRAMTVLPKPVEKRAFALGLDLEGKVIANLQDAGNGNYSPITTVREYGDWLYLGSLKAMNMARLPLTTALQK